The Synergistota bacterium DNA segment AGAGAGCTTATAAGTTCTTGGGCAGAAGATATAAAACAAACCTTTTTATGCTTTACTTTCAAGCCTTCACAAATACTGAAGGCTTGAAAGTAAAGCATAAAAAGGTTTGTTTTATATCTTCTGCCCAAGAACTTATAAGCTCTCTCTATTTGCTCCCTGAGGGACAATATCCCATATTCTCCTCTACCGCTGCCCTTTTCGTCGCAGAAAATGCACCCGCCTCTGCTTAACCTTCCATCCCTATTAGGGCAAAAAAAACCAGCATCTAAGGTTATCTTTTGTACTCTTTTACCATACCTGCGCTTAAAATACTCGTTAAGCGAGTTATATCTCCTCTTCACGAACGGTTTCCCAGCTTCTCGACTCCAAAGCACACGATATAGGAAGCCTCAATCCAAGAACTTTTTGAAAAACCTTTTGAATGAAGTCCTTTATCTTGGGATCTTCAACATACTCTATAAAGCTCACATCAAGATGCCTGAAAAATACTCTAACTGAGCTATCTTCAAAGGAGACTCTAACAGGCTCAGCCCCCCTGAAATAAGCGAAAACTATCTTGTCTCCGTTCTTAAGCTCGTCAAGTACTTTAAGCCACTTCTTTCTTATCTCGCTTAAGAGCTCCTCTTCGCTATATTTCACACGTTCTCTTTTTTCTTCTTCTCTCTGCTTTATATAGCTTAAAACCTCTCCCCTCCATTCCTCCCTTGCATTTGCCCCTTCGAGTCTCTCCATCTTGAGCGCTTCCCTCCTTCTCAAGGGAGATCGCTTAATTCCTGAAACTTATTTTACAATAAAAAAGAAAAAAATAAAAGGTGGAGCGGATAACGGGACTCGAACCCGCGACCCTCGGCTTGGGAAACCGATGCTCTACCACCTGAGCTATATCCGCACCACCAACTTTAATTATAATGAAGAAGAAGGGAAAAATCAAGCGGGAGGGATGTGATTCTAAACCCAGACAGGTCTTTCCCAAAGGACAAGTTCAGTTCCAATCCCCTTCTTAAGCGCGGTATCATATATTTTCTTAGCCACGATGAGATCCTCAATTCCCATTCCCACCGCGCTGAAAAAAATGGTTTCTGCTGGGTTTTCTCTGCCTTTTTTAGCTCCCCCAACTATTTCCCCGAGCTCAGCATAAATATCCTCTCGAGAAATTATTCCTTCCTTAAGCATTACCGCTACCGTCTGAACCCCCCTATGGATGACAGCTTCGAGGTCATCAACTACCACCTTATCGCTTTCCAAAACCACTCTCGATTCATACTCATGGTTTCCCACGTTAATTAAGAGAGCTCCCCTTTTCACCCACTCTGACCTCACTATAGGCTTCATCGCCGTTGTCACAGTTATCACTACATCCGCATCCTTAACAGCTTCCTTCGGAGAGGAAACCGCCTCAAAGGAAATCTCACCATATTTCCTGATTCCCTCATCTACGAAACTCTTGGCCCTTTCGGGATAAATATCGAAGACCCTTACCTTCCTTATGGAAGGGCAAACATGCATCAATGCCATAAGCTGGGTTCTACTCTGCACTCCTGCTCCAATTACAGCCAAAGCATCAGCTTCCGATGGAGAGAGATACTTCAGAGCAATTCCGCTTACCGCTCCTGTCCTCATGGCGCTTATTATGGTTCCATCCATGATCGCAAGCGGAAGAGCCGTTTCAGGATCATTAAGCACTATAATTGCCGATGCTCGTGGAAGCCCATATCTCTTGGGATTAAGTGGCTTGCTCCCAACCCACTTTA contains these protein-coding regions:
- a CDS encoding ornithine cyclodeaminase family protein, which produces MPIERVSVLFLSQEDVIKCGVMDMRMIIDEIERLFLLHYSGETISPPKLSLRWGDIESESIRGRFNAMPGYIGSSVNIAGIKWVGSKPLNPKRYGLPRASAIIVLNDPETALPLAIMDGTIISAMRTGAVSGIALKYLSPSEADALAVIGAGVQSRTQLMALMHVCPSIRKVRVFDIYPERAKSFVDEGIRKYGEISFEAVSSPKEAVKDADVVITVTTAMKPIVRSEWVKRGALLINVGNHEYESRVVLESDKVVVDDLEAVIHRGVQTVAVMLKEGIISREDIYAELGEIVGGAKKGRENPAETIFFSAVGMGIEDLIVAKKIYDTALKKGIGTELVLWERPVWV
- a CDS encoding TIGR01212 family radical SAM protein → MKRRYNSLNEYFKRRYGKRVQKITLDAGFFCPNRDGRLSRGGCIFCDEKGSGRGEYGILSLREQIERAYKFLGRRYKTNLFMLYFQAFSICEGLKVKHKKVCFISSAQELISSL